The following proteins are co-located in the Desulfobaccales bacterium genome:
- a CDS encoding four helix bundle protein, which produces MGKIERFEEIEAWRKARELTKNIYQITSQGTLAMDFVLRDQLRRSAISIMANIAEGFEREGDKEFRQFLSIAKGSVGELKAQIYAAVDAGLIDQNQFHHLLDLADETSRLIAGFMRYIKESTHKGSKYK; this is translated from the coding sequence ATGGGGAAAATTGAAAGATTTGAGGAGATTGAGGCCTGGAGAAAGGCCCGGGAGTTGACCAAAAATATTTATCAAATAACAAGTCAGGGCACTCTGGCGATGGATTTTGTGTTGAGAGACCAACTGAGGCGCTCGGCCATTTCCATCATGGCCAATATTGCTGAGGGCTTTGAACGGGAGGGTGACAAGGAATTCCGGCAATTCCTCTCCATCGCCAAAGGCTCGGTGGGAGAACTGAAAGCCCAGATTTATGCGGCTGTGGATGCAGGTCTGATTGACCAGAATCAGTTTCATCATCTTCTGGATTTGGCGGATGAAACGTCGCGCCTGATAGCCGGTTTCATGAGATATATCAAAGAGTCAACGCACAAAGGCAGCAAATACAAATAG
- a CDS encoding FMN-binding glutamate synthase family protein: protein MSLSNPNRSAATQTKTRVHPAPISGICVTCLDGCPGPCEIGRSAIRGREVLYPSPFGKVTAGADKDYPVDFSHFNIHGTCVGAQGIEPDPDKAIFPAVDVSVKVGTTNKVELSFPCFTGALGSTEIARVHWESMAVGAAISGIILVCGENVCGMDPQAEIKKGRVVKSPEMIRRVQTFKDWYQGKGDIIVQANVEDTRLGVPEYVIEKLGVEFFELKWGQGAKNIGGEVKLPTLERAKQLKERGYIVLPNPLDKVTQEVYKARGIKEFERHSRLGMVDEEDFYRTVEHLRKVGAKRVSLKTGAYRPADLARALKFASQAKIDLLTVDGAGGGTGMSPWRMMNEWGIPTVYIECLLYEYAHHLAQKGEFVPDLAIAGGLSLEDHVYKALALGAPYVKLVCMGRSIMTAAMVGNTEGKKLATKCAEEERNLTDALLETFAEAGTLKAKYGKDFERIPPGAIGLYSYISRMTQGLQQFMAGIRKFKLSLISRDDLCALTEEAAKVSGIPYVMDADADEVEKILGYRRR, encoded by the coding sequence ATGTCCCTCAGCAACCCCAACCGCAGCGCCGCCACCCAGACCAAGACCCGGGTGCACCCGGCGCCCATCTCCGGCATCTGCGTCACCTGCCTGGACGGCTGCCCCGGCCCCTGCGAGATCGGCCGCTCCGCCATCCGCGGCCGGGAAGTCCTCTATCCCAGCCCCTTCGGCAAGGTGACCGCCGGCGCCGACAAAGACTATCCGGTGGATTTCTCGCACTTTAACATCCACGGCACCTGTGTGGGGGCCCAGGGCATCGAGCCCGACCCGGACAAGGCCATCTTCCCGGCGGTGGACGTCAGCGTCAAAGTGGGGACCACCAACAAGGTGGAGCTCTCCTTCCCCTGCTTCACCGGCGCGTTGGGCTCCACGGAAATCGCCCGGGTGCATTGGGAGTCCATGGCAGTGGGCGCCGCCATCTCCGGCATCATCCTGGTGTGCGGCGAAAACGTTTGCGGCATGGACCCCCAGGCGGAGATCAAAAAGGGCCGGGTGGTCAAGTCCCCGGAGATGATCCGCCGGGTGCAGACCTTCAAGGACTGGTACCAGGGCAAGGGCGACATCATCGTCCAGGCCAACGTGGAGGACACCCGCCTGGGCGTGCCCGAATACGTCATCGAGAAGCTGGGGGTGGAGTTCTTTGAGCTCAAGTGGGGCCAGGGCGCCAAGAACATCGGCGGCGAGGTGAAGCTCCCCACCCTGGAGCGGGCCAAACAGCTCAAGGAGCGGGGCTACATCGTGCTCCCCAACCCCCTGGACAAGGTCACCCAGGAGGTCTACAAGGCTCGGGGCATCAAGGAGTTCGAGCGCCACTCCCGCCTGGGCATGGTGGATGAGGAGGACTTCTACCGCACCGTGGAGCACCTGCGCAAGGTGGGGGCCAAGCGGGTCAGCCTCAAGACCGGCGCCTATCGGCCGGCGGACCTGGCGAGGGCCCTCAAGTTCGCCTCCCAAGCCAAAATCGACCTCCTGACGGTGGACGGCGCCGGCGGCGGCACCGGCATGAGCCCCTGGCGGATGATGAACGAATGGGGCATCCCCACCGTGTATATCGAATGCCTCCTGTATGAATATGCCCACCATCTGGCCCAGAAGGGTGAGTTTGTGCCCGATTTGGCCATCGCCGGCGGGCTCTCCCTGGAGGACCATGTCTACAAGGCCCTGGCCCTGGGCGCGCCCTACGTCAAGCTGGTGTGCATGGGCCGCTCCATCATGACTGCGGCCATGGTGGGGAACACCGAGGGCAAGAAGCTGGCCACCAAGTGCGCCGAGGAGGAGCGCAACCTCACCGACGCCCTCCTGGAGACCTTCGCCGAAGCCGGCACCCTCAAGGCCAAATACGGCAAGGACTTTGAGCGCATCCCGCCTGGGGCCATCGGCCTGTACAGCTACATCTCCCGCATGACCCAGGGCCTGCAGCAGTTCATGGCCGGCATCCGCAAGTTCAAGCTCTCCCTCATCAGCCGGGATGACCTGTGCGCCCTCACCGAGGAGGCGGCCAAGGTCTCCGGCATCCCCTACGTCATGGACGCGGACGCCGACGAAGTGGAGAAGATCCTCGGCTATCGCCGCCGCTAA
- a CDS encoding hydrogenase iron-sulfur subunit, with protein MMTAKPEVVILACQQALPEAGPLVQALEAAGLKARAVPEPCSSKIEAFHLLRILAVEADVVWVLACPEDACLLREGSYRLGKRLEHAREVLREIGLEPERLELTRLTPGEAVDFHRLAADMASLARTLGLNPGRRGPKEKKEHLK; from the coding sequence ATGATGACTGCGAAACCCGAGGTGGTGATCCTGGCCTGTCAGCAGGCCCTGCCTGAGGCCGGGCCTTTGGTCCAGGCCCTGGAGGCGGCAGGGCTCAAAGCCCGGGCGGTGCCGGAGCCCTGCAGCAGCAAGATCGAGGCCTTTCACCTGCTGCGCATCCTGGCGGTGGAGGCCGATGTGGTGTGGGTGCTGGCCTGTCCCGAAGACGCCTGTCTGCTGAGGGAAGGAAGCTACCGCCTGGGCAAGCGCCTGGAGCACGCCCGGGAGGTCCTGCGGGAGATCGGCCTGGAACCGGAGCGCCTGGAACTGACCCGCCTGACACCCGGGGAGGCCGTGGACTTCCATCGGCTGGCCGCGGATATGGCCAGTCTCGCCCGCACCCTGGGCCTCAACCCCGGGCGCCGCGGCCCCAAGGAGAAAAAGGAGCACCTGAAGTGA
- a CDS encoding methylenetetrahydrofolate reductase C-terminal domain-containing protein: MIVGTRKPLAEIQGMVQGARRLLLAGCDTCVAECVAGGRKEVGELAAALMMAFRLAGREVEIRETSVDRQCIHEFLLEVVEAAEGADVVLSLACGAGVQALAARLPDIPVFPALNTQFIGETAERGLWLENCRGCGDCLLGLTGGICPISRCAKSLLNGPCGGAAGGLCEINKARKFDPEVPCAWLQIYDRLSALGQLERLTELTPPKDWSRGEAGGPRRVLRSDQRP, encoded by the coding sequence GTGATTGTCGGCACGAGAAAACCCCTGGCGGAGATCCAGGGCATGGTGCAAGGCGCCCGCCGCCTGCTTCTGGCCGGGTGCGATACCTGCGTAGCGGAGTGCGTGGCCGGCGGCCGAAAAGAGGTGGGAGAGCTGGCCGCCGCCCTGATGATGGCCTTTCGCCTGGCCGGGCGCGAGGTGGAGATCCGGGAGACCAGCGTGGACCGACAGTGCATCCATGAATTTCTCCTGGAAGTGGTGGAAGCGGCCGAGGGCGCTGACGTGGTGCTCTCTTTGGCCTGCGGCGCCGGCGTCCAGGCCCTGGCGGCCCGGCTCCCGGACATCCCGGTCTTTCCGGCCCTGAATACCCAGTTCATCGGCGAGACCGCCGAGCGGGGGCTGTGGCTGGAGAACTGCCGGGGCTGCGGCGACTGCCTTTTGGGCCTGACCGGCGGCATCTGCCCCATCTCCCGCTGCGCCAAAAGCCTCCTCAACGGCCCGTGCGGCGGCGCCGCCGGCGGCCTGTGCGAGATCAACAAGGCCCGGAAATTCGACCCCGAGGTGCCCTGCGCCTGGCTGCAGATTTATGACCGCTTAAGCGCCCTGGGCCAACTGGAGCGCCTCACCGAGCTCACCCCGCCCAAGGACTGGTCCCGGGGTGAGGCCGGCGGGCCCCGACGGGTCCTGCGCTCCGACCAGCGACCGTAA
- a CDS encoding glutamate synthase-related protein: MMETALKIDNEAWGPGPWTPVRTPCRFKNPLSKWRVWRNEAKCIQCGTCVEVCPYGVHTKANKFIRKPLSYLCLGPACEKNDFYCVRRCPTQALSIRLHPVYNTLGDYRWTADLLLSTWWMAEFGTLPYADLEYRTGNSGGGFDKLRFFFPPQPKDLKLRHEDISLELPLNRRHDGRPQVVLSVPWYSAGMSFGSVSINTILSRVRAATRFNTLLSTGEGGYPEELYPYDDHVVTQVATGLFGVREDTIQRVRMVEFKYAQGAKPGLGGHLLGDKVTPAVARMRESVPGSALFSPFPFHSVYSVEDHKKHIDWIKEVNPRALVSVKVSTPTDVDMVAVGSYYAGAHVVQLDGSYGGTGAAPDIAKKNIAMPIELAIPKVHQFLVQEGIRDQVTLIASGGIRTAFDVAKAIALGADGCQVGTAEMVALECIRCYQCESGRGCVRGIATTDPELVAMMTVEWGTRRVCNLYHAWTWQLKEILRRFGMRSIRELVGRTDTLVHLDYYNLPVEDDIRRGV, from the coding sequence ATGATGGAAACTGCTTTGAAAATTGACAACGAAGCCTGGGGCCCCGGGCCCTGGACGCCGGTGCGCACCCCCTGCCGGTTCAAGAACCCCCTGTCCAAATGGCGGGTGTGGCGCAACGAGGCCAAGTGCATCCAATGCGGCACCTGCGTGGAGGTCTGCCCCTATGGGGTGCACACCAAGGCGAACAAGTTCATCCGCAAGCCCTTAAGTTACCTGTGTCTGGGGCCGGCCTGCGAGAAAAACGACTTCTACTGCGTTAGGCGCTGCCCCACCCAGGCCTTAAGCATCCGGCTGCACCCGGTCTATAACACCTTGGGGGACTACCGCTGGACCGCGGACCTGCTCCTTAGCACCTGGTGGATGGCGGAATTCGGCACCCTCCCCTATGCCGATCTGGAATACCGCACCGGCAACTCGGGGGGCGGCTTTGACAAGCTGCGCTTCTTCTTCCCGCCCCAGCCCAAGGACCTCAAACTCCGGCATGAAGATATCTCTCTGGAGCTCCCCCTGAACCGGCGCCATGACGGCCGGCCCCAGGTGGTACTATCGGTGCCCTGGTATTCCGCCGGCATGTCCTTCGGCTCGGTGAGCATCAACACCATCCTCTCCCGGGTGCGGGCCGCCACCCGCTTCAACACCCTCCTCTCCACCGGCGAAGGGGGCTACCCGGAGGAGCTCTACCCGTATGACGATCACGTGGTCACCCAGGTGGCCACCGGGCTTTTCGGCGTCCGGGAGGACACCATCCAGCGGGTGCGCATGGTGGAGTTCAAGTATGCCCAGGGCGCCAAACCGGGGCTGGGCGGGCACCTCTTGGGCGACAAGGTCACCCCGGCGGTGGCCCGCATGCGGGAGAGCGTGCCCGGAAGCGCCCTTTTCAGCCCTTTCCCCTTCCACAGCGTCTACTCCGTGGAGGACCACAAAAAACACATCGACTGGATCAAGGAGGTCAACCCCCGGGCCCTGGTGTCGGTGAAGGTCTCCACCCCCACGGACGTGGACATGGTGGCGGTGGGGAGCTACTACGCCGGGGCCCACGTGGTGCAGCTGGACGGCAGCTACGGCGGCACCGGCGCGGCGCCGGACATCGCCAAGAAGAACATCGCCATGCCCATCGAGCTGGCCATCCCCAAGGTGCACCAGTTCCTGGTGCAGGAGGGCATCCGGGACCAGGTGACCCTCATCGCCTCGGGGGGCATCCGCACCGCCTTTGATGTGGCCAAGGCCATCGCCCTGGGGGCCGACGGCTGCCAGGTGGGCACCGCCGAGATGGTGGCCCTGGAGTGCATCCGCTGCTATCAATGCGAGTCCGGGCGGGGCTGTGTCCGGGGCATTGCCACCACCGACCCGGAGCTGGTGGCCATGATGACGGTGGAGTGGGGCACCCGCCGGGTGTGCAACCTCTACCATGCCTGGACCTGGCAGCTGAAAGAGATCCTGCGCCGCTTCGGCATGCGCAGTATCCGGGAGCTGGTGGGCCGCACCGACACCCTGGTCCACCTGGACTACTACAACCTGCCGGTGGAGGATGATATCCGGCGGGGGGTGTGA
- a CDS encoding glutamate synthase-related protein, with the protein MPEKYHIHVRPTPSRFPSVGKTTVLDWGEGCLRCTRCVKETCPYNAFRQRDFDDRSLSDTIDTYCKNCLRCVQGCPRELVVKAANPQYRRLGDDYWTPAVIQSTWFQAETGKIPVSGAGYGGPFAGPGFDSIWTDMSEIVRPTRDGIHGREYISTAIDLGRKPLFLVFDAEGRLTFEPPPQVEIPLPVLLAEPPFSAGPELVRRALAGAAKSLKTLAVFARENVTPDLATEAEHLCLSFPTGLADPEDPLLAQVRLVELTDHEGVLTQMEALKRRHPGLVIMIKVPADDRAASRVSELAQAGAEVVHLFCDHHARGFLGAQEQHLKDLIRAAHLQLVEDNLRDTVTLLASGGIALAEHVAKAIICGADGVVVDLPLLLALECRLCRACQRGGECPVAIDNLDPNRGAQRQVNLLGAWNNQLLEVLGAMGLREVRRLRGEVGRAMFVEELEREIFAPLFSRPTPEGLRREGE; encoded by the coding sequence ATGCCGGAAAAGTATCACATTCATGTCAGGCCTACGCCTTCCCGCTTTCCGTCGGTGGGCAAGACCACCGTCCTGGATTGGGGGGAGGGGTGTTTGAGATGCACCCGCTGCGTCAAGGAGACCTGCCCGTATAATGCCTTCCGGCAGCGGGACTTCGATGATCGCAGCCTCTCCGACACCATCGACACCTACTGCAAGAACTGCCTGCGCTGCGTCCAGGGCTGCCCCCGGGAGCTGGTGGTGAAGGCCGCCAACCCCCAATACCGCCGCCTGGGGGATGATTACTGGACCCCGGCGGTCATCCAGTCCACCTGGTTTCAGGCGGAGACCGGCAAGATTCCGGTCTCCGGCGCGGGCTACGGCGGGCCCTTTGCCGGCCCCGGCTTTGACAGCATCTGGACCGACATGAGCGAGATCGTTCGGCCCACCCGGGACGGCATCCACGGCCGGGAGTACATCAGCACCGCCATCGATCTGGGCCGCAAGCCGCTCTTTCTGGTCTTTGACGCCGAGGGCCGGCTCACCTTCGAGCCGCCGCCCCAGGTGGAGATTCCCCTGCCGGTGCTCTTGGCCGAGCCGCCCTTCAGCGCCGGGCCGGAGCTGGTGCGCCGGGCCTTGGCAGGCGCGGCCAAGAGCCTCAAGACCCTGGCGGTCTTCGCCCGGGAAAACGTCACCCCGGACCTGGCCACGGAGGCGGAGCACCTGTGCCTCAGCTTCCCCACCGGCCTCGCTGATCCCGAAGACCCGCTCCTTGCCCAAGTCCGGCTGGTGGAGCTCACCGACCATGAGGGCGTGCTGACCCAGATGGAGGCCCTGAAACGCCGTCATCCAGGTCTGGTCATCATGATCAAGGTGCCGGCGGACGATCGGGCTGCCTCGCGGGTGTCGGAGCTGGCCCAGGCCGGGGCCGAGGTCGTCCACCTCTTCTGTGACCACCATGCCCGGGGCTTTTTGGGGGCTCAGGAGCAGCACCTCAAAGACCTCATCCGGGCGGCGCACCTGCAACTGGTGGAGGACAACCTCCGGGACACCGTGACGCTTCTGGCCTCCGGGGGCATCGCCTTGGCGGAGCATGTGGCCAAGGCCATCATCTGCGGCGCTGACGGGGTGGTCGTGGACCTGCCGCTGCTTCTGGCCCTGGAGTGCCGGTTGTGCCGGGCCTGTCAACGGGGCGGTGAGTGTCCGGTGGCCATCGACAACCTGGACCCGAACCGCGGGGCCCAGCGCCAGGTGAACCTCCTGGGGGCCTGGAACAATCAGCTCCTGGAGGTCTTGGGCGCCATGGGGCTTAGGGAGGTGCGCCGCCTGCGGGGCGAGGTGGGCCGGGCCATGTTTGTGGAGGAGCTGGAGCGGGAGATCTTTGCGCCCCTGTTCTCCCGCCCCACCCCGGAGGGCCTCAGGCGGGAAGGGGAATGA
- a CDS encoding glutamine synthetase family protein — translation MNCQTVEDVFKAVKDQNVSFIQLWFTDVLGMLKSFSIRPSELEEAMTEGMGFDGSSIEGFSRIEESDMIAKPDPTTFQLLPWRPEEAPVARMFCDVLQPDGSPYPGDPRYVLRRVLAKAAEQGFTSYMGPELEYFYFANNTCPEVLDKGGYFDAPPLDVGNDLRRQTIFALEKLGIRVEYSHHEVADSQHEIDMRYDEALRMADKCMTLRVTVKVIAMLNGVYATFMPKPIFGINGSGMHTHQSLFRGNKNAFYDPKDEYHLSPIGKSYIAGLLKHAREITAVCSQWVNSYKRLVPGYEAPVYVAWARRNRSALVRVPMYKPGKEAATRCEYRAPDPACNPYLAIAVMLAAGLKGIESNYPLPDPVEEDIYHMSEAERARRGIVALPGSLYEAVLEAEKSDLIRETLGEHIFNKFIENKKIEWDNYRMHVSNYEIERYLPIL, via the coding sequence GTGAACTGCCAGACGGTGGAAGATGTTTTCAAAGCAGTGAAGGACCAGAACGTCAGCTTCATCCAGCTCTGGTTCACCGATGTCCTGGGGATGCTCAAGAGCTTTTCCATCCGCCCCTCCGAGCTGGAGGAGGCCATGACCGAAGGCATGGGGTTTGACGGCTCCTCCATCGAGGGCTTCTCCCGCATTGAGGAGTCGGACATGATCGCCAAGCCCGACCCCACCACCTTTCAGCTCCTGCCCTGGCGGCCGGAGGAGGCCCCGGTGGCCCGCATGTTCTGCGACGTGCTGCAGCCCGACGGCTCCCCCTACCCCGGCGATCCCCGCTACGTGCTGCGCCGGGTGCTGGCCAAGGCGGCGGAGCAGGGCTTCACCAGCTACATGGGCCCGGAGCTGGAGTACTTCTACTTTGCCAACAACACCTGCCCCGAGGTCCTGGACAAAGGCGGCTACTTCGACGCCCCGCCCCTGGATGTGGGCAACGACCTAAGGCGCCAGACCATCTTCGCCCTGGAGAAGCTGGGCATCCGGGTGGAGTACAGCCACCACGAGGTGGCCGACTCCCAGCACGAGATCGACATGCGCTACGATGAAGCCTTGCGCATGGCGGACAAGTGCATGACGCTTAGGGTGACGGTGAAGGTCATCGCCATGCTGAACGGGGTCTATGCCACCTTCATGCCCAAGCCCATCTTCGGCATCAACGGCAGCGGCATGCACACCCACCAGTCCCTCTTCCGGGGCAACAAAAACGCCTTCTACGACCCCAAGGATGAGTATCACCTCTCCCCCATCGGCAAGAGCTACATCGCCGGTTTGCTGAAGCACGCCCGGGAGATTACTGCGGTGTGCAGCCAGTGGGTCAACTCCTACAAGCGCCTGGTGCCGGGCTATGAGGCGCCGGTGTACGTGGCCTGGGCCCGCCGCAACCGCTCCGCTCTGGTCCGGGTGCCCATGTACAAGCCGGGGAAAGAGGCGGCCACCCGCTGCGAATACCGGGCGCCGGATCCGGCCTGCAATCCCTATCTGGCCATCGCGGTGATGCTGGCCGCCGGCCTCAAGGGCATCGAGAGCAACTACCCGCTCCCGGACCCGGTGGAGGAGGACATCTACCATATGTCCGAGGCCGAACGGGCCCGCCGGGGCATTGTGGCCCTGCCCGGCAGCCTCTATGAGGCGGTGCTGGAGGCCGAAAAGAGCGACCTCATCCGGGAGACCCTGGGCGAGCATATCTTCAACAAGTTCATCGAGAACAAGAAGATCGAGTGGGACAACTACCGCATGCATGTAAGCAACTACGAGATTGAGCGCTATCTCCCCATTCTGTAA
- a CDS encoding glutamate synthase: MSQYGLKLWETRRHLPRPYPADRVIKGEDEGGCGVTGFAASVPVSGKHIFLPSVQMHNRGNGKGGGIAAVGLDAASLGVSQEILEESYLIQVAYLDPEVRPQVEARFITNVFRVDHQAPVPAMADWRDLPGLEVRPPDVWRYFVRVKPEVLQYFIHRHRLYELPWRMVEDEFVSQNCYRLNQAFYASLGEKKAFVLSQGRNLMILKIVGYAEEAALYYNLLDFKAHIWIAHQRYPTRGRVWHPGGAHPFAALNVALVHNGDFANYHSVSEYLSQRHFYPQFLTDTEVAVLLFDLWHRLYGYPLEYVIEALAPTTERDFDLLPPEKQKVYRHLQAAHIHGSPDGPWFFIIARNDTAKQRLELIGITDTSMLRPQVFALSEGQVQIGLVCSEKQAIDATLASLAAEDPRFCPVADLYWNARGGSHTDGGAFIFSLEKQNGKMLLSCHDKFGKPTTVPWFQKPWEGTVLPLDEERLAETTPLLTELLADKSGRDFYEHVRLRVPNWPYSRFLEFIQMGARLAREDDELKAALINGLTLLLDRRYDPGDKKRSHLVRLLMDTLTEILLAVPPMGTEHSSRYRAIDWDTRDRLVPPHRPDAVLVLHAAKFPPEGEDCDARLLCQAHALGWRRFICHGYRGQRFTGCGFGLGTDDVRIDVYGSSGDYLASGIDGMEIYVHGNGQDQLGQIMKRGKLVVFGDVGQTFMYGAKGGEVYVLGNAAGRPLINAVGRPRVVINGTALDFLAESFMAGDPLNGGGFVIVNGLTFDHRGRIQEQATPYPGANLFSLASGGAIYIRDPYRLVGEDQLNGGELVELSQADWDLIRPYLQENERLFGIEVERHLLTVDGELRPFHEVYRKVQAVKLAVLAQVVEESGLEEVGWGKPLRH, encoded by the coding sequence ATGTCGCAATATGGCTTAAAGCTTTGGGAAACTCGTCGCCATCTCCCCCGTCCTTATCCCGCCGACCGGGTGATCAAAGGCGAGGACGAAGGCGGCTGTGGGGTCACGGGCTTTGCCGCCTCGGTCCCGGTCTCCGGGAAGCACATCTTCCTGCCCTCGGTGCAGATGCACAACCGGGGCAACGGCAAGGGCGGCGGCATCGCCGCGGTGGGGTTGGACGCGGCCTCTTTGGGGGTGAGCCAGGAGATCCTGGAGGAGAGCTACCTCATCCAGGTGGCTTATCTCGACCCCGAGGTGCGCCCCCAGGTGGAGGCTCGCTTCATCACCAACGTCTTTCGGGTGGACCACCAGGCGCCGGTGCCGGCCATGGCCGACTGGCGGGACCTGCCCGGCCTGGAGGTGCGGCCGCCGGACGTCTGGCGCTATTTTGTCCGGGTCAAGCCCGAGGTGCTGCAGTATTTCATCCACCGGCACCGCCTCTATGAGCTCCCCTGGCGCATGGTGGAGGACGAGTTCGTCTCCCAGAACTGCTACCGGCTCAACCAGGCTTTTTATGCGTCTTTGGGGGAGAAGAAGGCCTTTGTGCTCTCCCAGGGCCGCAATCTCATGATCCTGAAGATTGTGGGTTACGCCGAGGAAGCGGCTCTATACTACAACCTCCTGGATTTCAAGGCCCACATCTGGATCGCTCACCAGCGCTATCCCACCCGGGGGCGGGTCTGGCACCCGGGGGGCGCCCATCCCTTCGCGGCCTTGAACGTGGCCTTGGTGCACAACGGCGATTTCGCCAACTACCACTCGGTGAGCGAATATTTAAGCCAACGCCATTTCTACCCCCAGTTCCTTACCGACACCGAGGTGGCGGTGCTGCTCTTTGACCTGTGGCATCGGCTCTACGGCTATCCTCTGGAGTATGTCATTGAGGCGCTGGCCCCCACCACCGAGCGGGATTTTGACCTCCTGCCGCCGGAGAAGCAGAAGGTCTACCGGCACCTGCAGGCGGCCCACATCCACGGCTCCCCGGACGGGCCCTGGTTTTTCATCATCGCCAGAAACGACACGGCGAAGCAGCGCCTGGAGCTCATCGGCATCACCGACACCTCCATGCTCCGGCCCCAGGTCTTTGCGCTCTCCGAAGGCCAGGTGCAGATCGGCCTGGTGTGCTCGGAAAAGCAGGCCATCGACGCCACCCTGGCCTCGCTGGCGGCGGAGGACCCCCGCTTCTGTCCGGTGGCCGATCTTTACTGGAACGCCCGGGGCGGCAGCCACACCGACGGCGGCGCCTTCATCTTCTCCCTGGAGAAGCAGAACGGCAAAATGCTCCTAAGCTGCCACGACAAGTTCGGCAAGCCCACCACCGTGCCCTGGTTCCAGAAGCCCTGGGAGGGAACGGTCCTGCCCCTGGACGAGGAGCGCCTGGCGGAGACGACCCCGCTCCTCACCGAGCTTTTGGCCGACAAAAGCGGCCGGGACTTCTACGAGCATGTGCGGCTGCGGGTGCCCAACTGGCCCTACTCCCGCTTTCTCGAGTTCATCCAGATGGGGGCCCGGCTGGCCCGGGAGGATGATGAGCTCAAGGCCGCCCTGATTAACGGCCTCACCCTGCTTCTGGACCGGCGCTACGACCCCGGCGACAAGAAGCGCAGCCACTTGGTGCGCCTGCTCATGGACACCTTGACGGAGATCCTTCTGGCGGTGCCGCCCATGGGGACGGAGCATTCCAGCCGCTATCGGGCCATTGACTGGGACACCCGGGATAGGCTCGTACCGCCACACCGGCCGGACGCAGTCCTGGTGCTCCACGCCGCCAAGTTTCCGCCCGAGGGCGAGGACTGCGACGCCCGGCTGCTCTGCCAGGCCCATGCCCTGGGCTGGCGGCGCTTTATCTGCCACGGCTACCGGGGTCAGCGCTTCACCGGTTGCGGCTTCGGGCTCGGGACCGACGACGTGCGCATCGACGTCTACGGCAGCTCCGGGGACTACCTGGCCAGCGGCATTGACGGCATGGAGATTTACGTGCACGGCAACGGCCAGGATCAGTTGGGCCAGATCATGAAGCGGGGCAAGCTCGTGGTCTTTGGCGACGTGGGGCAGACCTTCATGTACGGCGCCAAAGGGGGCGAGGTTTACGTGCTGGGGAACGCCGCCGGCCGGCCGCTCATCAACGCCGTGGGCCGCCCGCGGGTGGTGATCAACGGCACCGCCCTGGACTTCCTGGCGGAGTCCTTCATGGCCGGCGATCCCCTCAACGGCGGCGGTTTTGTCATCGTCAACGGCCTCACCTTCGACCACCGGGGCCGGATCCAGGAACAGGCCACCCCTTACCCGGGCGCCAACCTCTTTTCTTTGGCCTCCGGCGGCGCCATCTACATCCGGGACCCTTACCGTCTGGTGGGGGAGGACCAGCTTAACGGCGGCGAGCTGGTGGAGCTCAGCCAGGCCGACTGGGACCTCATCCGGCCATACTTACAGGAAAACGAGCGCCTCTTCGGCATTGAGGTGGAGCGGCATCTGCTCACCGTGGACGGGGAGCTCAGGCCCTTCCACGAAGTCTATCGCAAGGTGCAGGCGGTGAAGCTGGCCGTCCTGGCCCAGGTGGTGGAGGAATCCGGCCTGGAGGAGGTGGGGTGGGGAAAGCCGCTGAGACACTGA